The following DNA comes from Hahella chejuensis KCTC 2396.
GTCCACCCCGACAATCGGGACGACGGGTTGCGCGAAATACGCTATCAACCCCGTCGCCACAGTCGCGACACCCTGAACTGCGTCCTGCTGGACACCTCCGCCTCCACCCTGAGTCAACGCGCGCTGGCGCAGGCGAAAGGGGTGATTCTGGGATTGGCCCGACAGGCCTACCTGGCGCGGGAGAAACTGGCCGTGCTGGCGTTTGGCGCGCAGCGCACGGAGTGGGTGATACCCTGCCGACGCGCCCCCAAAGATATCGCCGCCCTGCTCAACGAACTTCCCGCTGGCGGCGGTACGCCGCTGCGACAGGCGCTGCTGCATGCGCGCCAACTGCTGGCGCGACAGACCCGCGCCAACCCGCATCTGACCTGCCGTACGTTGCTGCTGACTGACGGGCGCAGCCGCGATCCGCTGGACGATCTGATTTGGGGTTCGCCCCTGTGGGTGGTGGATACCGAACAGACCGCCGTCAGACTTAATCGCTGCCGACAACTGGCGCAACGCCTCGGAGCCGCTTACGCCCCGCTGGCCGCCGTGCGCGCCGCCCTGGAACACTAACGCCCCGGAGATACGACTGATGCTGGACGAAAACGAAAAACACCGCCGTCGCATGGCCAACAAGAAGCGCATCATTGACGAGCGCATCGCGCAAGCCCAGGAAGAGCGCGGCGTGCTTATCCTGCTCAAGGGCAATGGCAAAGGCAAAAGCAGTTCCGCCTTCGGCACTATGGCGCGCTCACTCGGCCACGGCCATCGCTGCGCGGTGATTCAATTCATCAAAGGCAGAGACGCCACCGGCGAATTTCTGTTTTTCAAAGACCATCCCCGCGTGGACTTTCACGTCATGGGGCATGGCTTCACCTGGGAAACCCAGGATCGCGAGCAGGACATCGCCGCCGCCCGTCAGGCCTGGGCCCTGGCGGAGCAACTGCTGACCGACGGCAGCTATGATTTCCTGCTGTTCGACGAGTTGAGCTACATGGTCAAGTACGGCTACCTGCCGGTGGAGCCCATGGTCAAGGCGCTGCAACGCCGCCCTCAGCATCAAAACGTGATGATCACCGGGCGCACCATGGCGACGGAGTTGCAGGACATCGCCGACACCATCAGTCAGGTGCAGGATGAAAAGCACGCTTTCCGTTTGGGCGTGAAGGCGCAAGCGGGTATCGAATTTTAGTTATGAGTGAAGATTGATGGAGAAAGCGCACTGATGCAGGCCCGTTGTCCCGCTCTGTTTATTTCCGCCATGGCTTCCGGCCAGGGTAAAACCACCGTCACCGCCGCTCTGGCGCGTTATCATCGCAACCAGGGACGTAAGGTGCGCGTCTTCAAGACCGGCCCGGATTATCTCGATCCGCAGATTTTGCAGATTGCGTCCGGGGCGCCGGTGGAGCCGCTGGATTTGTGGATGGCGGGTGAGGAATATTGCCGCGATCAGCTCTACCGCGCCGCCCGCGAAGCCGATTTAATCCTGATCGAAGGCGCCATGGGCTTACTGGACGGCGAGCCCAGCAGCGCCGACCTCGCGGCCCGCTTCAACCTTCCCGTCGCCGTCGTGATCAACGCCAAGGGCATGGCGCAGACTACCGCCGCGGTGGCCTATGGACTCGCCAATTACCGTCGCGACTTTCAGTGCGTGGGAATCATCGCCAACGCCCTCGGCAGTGAGCGGCACCTGTCGCTCATCGCTGAGAGCCTGCCGTCGCAGGTTCCCCTGCTGGCCGGAATATTTCGCGACGACGCCATCGCCCTGCCGGAGCGGCATCTGGGTCTGGTGCAGCCTTATGAGCAACAGGGACTGGAACAGCGCCTGGATCAGGCCGCCGCCGCCATCGCCCATACGCCGCTGGCCAACCTGCCCGCCACCGCGACGTTCAAGCCGGCGCTGCTGCCCGCCGTCAGGCCCATGCTCGCTGGCGCGCGCATCGCCGTCGCCCGGGATGCGGCGTTCAGCTTTATCTACGCCGCCAACCTGCGTTTGTTGCAGGAGATGGGCGCGGAGGTTTTGTTCTTCTCTCCCCTGGAGGACAGCGAGCCGCCGCCGGCTGACGCCTTATGGCTGCCCGGCGGCTATCCGGAATTACATGCCGAGCGCCTGTCCGCCAATCAGGCCATGAAAGCGGCGCTGAAACGTTTTTTTATGGACGGCCGACCGATGCTCGCTGAATGCGGCGGCATGCTGTATGCGCAGGAAACCCTCACCGATCAGCAAGATCGTATTTTCGCCATGGCCGGACTTATTCCCGGAGCCGGTGAAATGCGCGCCAAGCGCGGTTGTCAGGGTATGCAGACGGCGCCGCTACCGGAAGGCGACGTGCGCGCTCACGCCCATCATCACTCCCGCAGCCATGGAACCCTGCCGCCCATCGCCTATGGCCGCCGTCAGCGCCATCCTGCTCCCGGCGAGGTCATCGTGCGCAGCAAAGGCCTGACCGCCACCTATTTGCACCTGTTCTTCCCTTCCAATCCCGGCGCCGTGGCCAACCTGTTCCGGCCAGGCCCCACGGAAGTCTGAGGCATGTGGCGGGAGAGCCCCGAACGCCAACAGCCGCTGCGCACAGGTCTGACCACCGGGACCTGCGCCACCGCCTGCGCCCTCGCCGCCGCCCGCCTGCTGCTGACCGGAAAATCCTGCGACGAATGCGAAGTCACTTTGCCGAAAGGCAGGAAAGTGCGTCTGCCCATCGCCGAATGCCGCCGTCTCGACGTGTATAGCGCTTACGCCGCCACGGTTAAGGACGCCGGCGACGATCCCGACGTCACCCATGGCGCCCAGGTGTTCGTCATCGCCAGCCTGGGAACCGGCGCGGGAGAAGTACGCTTCTCCGCCGCCGACGGCGTCGGCACAGTCACCCGCGACGGTCTGTCTCTGGCGGTGGGCGAACCCGCCATCAACCCGACTCCGCGCCGCATGATTCGCGAGCATCTGCTGGAACTGGCGGACGAGTGCGCCTACAACGGCGCCTTTGATGTGGCGGTCGGCGTGGAGAACGGAGCCGCCCTGGCGCAGAAAACCATGAACCCGCGTCTGGGCATCGTGGGCGGACTTTCCATCCTGGGAACCACTGGCATTGTGCGGCCGTTTTCCTGCTCCGCCTATATCGCGTCCATTCATCAGGGCGTGGACGTGGCCCGCGCCAACGGTTACGACCACATCGCCGCCTGCACCGGCAACGCCAGCGAAGATTACGCGCGCCGTCACTACGACCTGCCGGACATGGCGCTGATCGAAATGGGCGACTTCGCCGGAGCCCTGCTGAAGTATCTGCGCCGCTCACCGCTGCGCCGGCTCACCATCGTGGGCGGTTTCGGCAAGATCAGCAAACTCGCCTGCGGACATCTGGATCTGCACAGCAAGGCCTCAGAAATAGACCTGGACTTTATCGCCGACGCCGCCGGGTCACTGGGCGCCACGCCGAATACCCTGGCCGCCATGCGCGCCGCCAACACCAGTATCGAAGCATTGCGTCTGGCTGGCGATCTGCCTCTGGGCGATCTGATCTGCCGTCGCGCCTGGGAAAAAGCCGCCTACACCATGCATAACAGCATGCAATTGGAAGTGGTGGCGATCGATCGTCAGGGCCTGCCGGTGGGCGCCTACGCGGGAGAAGACTTATGACTTTGCTGATACTTGGCGGCGTACGTGACGCCAAACTCTGCGCAGACCGACTGCACGCTCAGGGCGTTCCGCTGGTTTACAGCCTCGCGGGACTACTGGAGCGCCACGAGGCCCCCTACCCGATTATCAGCGGCGGCTTTGCGCGTTTCGGCGAAGACAGCGTCAGCGGCCTGGCGAACTACCTCCGCGACCATCAGATCACGGCGGTGGCGGACCTGACTCACCCTTACGCCGCGACGATTTCTTCCAGCGCCGTCCGTGCGGCGCAGCGCTGCGAGATTCCCTGCTGGCGCTTTCAACGTCCGCCCTGGCGGCCGGGACCACAGGATCGCTGGATTGAAACAGACGGCGGCGACGATCTGTTGCACCGACTTGAAGATTATCGACGACCGTTTTTCACCCTGGGACGCAGCGCCTTTCCATTGCTGACGCAGGCGGAGTCTCAGGGACTGCCGGCGGAACAACGCTGGCTCATCCGCTCCGCGTTGCCGGCGCCCGGTACGCTGGCGTCACGCAACGATATTGATTTCATACAGGCGCGAGGGCCGTTCGCGCTGCAAGAAGAAAGAAACCTGTTCGACGCCTTCAGCGTGGACGCCCTGGTCTGCAAAAACAGCGGCGGCGCAGCCACTGAAGCGAAACTGCAGGTCGCCGCGGAGCGCGGCCTGCCGGTGTTCATGCTGCGGCGTCCGCCGACACCGACGGCGACACGGGAGTTTGACGATCTGGAGCGCTTTATTGAGCACTGCGCCGCCATGACGCTCCCGCTTAGCCCACTGGATCAAACCTATAACAAACACTCTGATAGCGGGCCTTCCTGCGCCCGAGACAGCACACGAGAGGAAAACGATCATGTCCAACAGCGATAAACCCGCCATCCTATTTGTCGGCCACGGTTCACGCGATAACGAAGCCGTGGAGCAGTTTCATCAGCTGACCAAACATTTTCGCGAACGCTTTCCGGACCGCCTTTGCGCCACCGGTTTTCTGGAGTTCGCCCGTCCGGTCATCGCCGACGGCGTGGATGAACTGGTGAAACAGGGCGCCACCCGCATCAGCGCCATTCCCGGCATGCTGATGGCGGCGGGCCACGCCAAGAACGACATTCCCAGCGAGCTCAACACTCTGCAAAGAGAGTTCGAAGGCGTCAGTATCCACTACGGCGCAGAACTGGGTGTGAACCCCAACATGCTGCGCGCCGCCCGCGACCGCATCGAAGAAGCGGAGCCGGAGTTCGGCGAAGGCTACTCTCGTCAGGACACCCTTCTGGTAGTGGTGGGCCGCGGCGCTTCCGACCCAGACGCCAACTCCAACATCAGCAAAATCACGCGTATGCTGGAGGAAGGCATGGGCTTCGGCTGGGCCATCACCTGCTACAGCGGCGTCACCACGCCTCTGGTTCCCGATGCGTTGAAGCGCGCGCACGGCTTGGGCTTCAAGCAGGTCATCGTGTTCCCCTACTTCCTGTTTACCGGACGTCTGGTGAAAAAGATCTACGACTGGGCCGACAGCTATCAGGCTGAGCACCCCGAGGTGAAAGTGGTGAAAGCGCCTTACCTCAATGACCACCCGCTGATTCTCGACACCTTCGCCGATCGTCTGGATGAAATCGAAAAAGGCAGCCCGAACATGAATTGCCAGATGTGTCAGTACCGGGTGCAGATCGTCGGCAACGAGCACAAGGTGGGTCTGCCGCAGGAAGGCCATCATCATCATGTGCGCGGCATCGGCACCGATGGCGATCACAGCCATCATCACGATCACCATGACCACCATCACAGTCATGGACATCACGGCCATCACCACAATCATGATCACGATCACAGCCACGACCAAGAAGAGGCGAAATCCTGAGGGGCTATGCACTTCGACTACGAAAAAGATCCTCTGGCCATCGAGCGGGAAAGTTTCCGCCAGATTCGTGAGCTGACCGACCTGACCTCACTGACTCAGGACGAAGCCCAGGTGGCGATGCGTCTGATCCACAGTTGCGGCGATCCGCAGATCATGGCGCAGTTGCGCTTCACTCCCGGCGCCGTGGAGGCGGGACTCGCCGCTATTCGCGCTGGCGCGTCGGTATTGTGCGATGTGGAAATGGTGCGTCACGGCCTCACCAAACGCATGCTGGAGACGCCCGCTCACTGCTTTTTGAATGCGCCGGAAACGCCTGGCTTAGCCAAGACCAACGGTGAAACCCGCTGCATGGCGGCGCTGGAGTTGTGGCGTCCTCTGCTGGCGGATAGCGTGGTTCTGATCGGCAACGCGCCTACCGCCTTGTTCCGCTTGCTGGAAATGGTGCGCGACGGCGCCCCCAAACCAGCGCTGGTCATCGGTATGCCGGTAGGATTCGTGGGGGCGGCGGAATCGAAGGACGCGCTCTGGCGTCACTGTGACGAACTTGGTTTGCAAGCGATCGCACTACTGGGTCGACAGGGCGGCAGCGCCCTCACCGCTTCCGCCTTCAACGCGTTATTGCGCATCAGCCGGGGGATATACTTCTGATGACGCAGCCTGTTGCAAATCCTCCTTTGGTGCATGTCGTCAGCCTGGGCGTCGGCGAGCGCGCCTTGCTGCGCGCAGAAGCCCAGGAAGCGCTGCGCCGCGCTGATCTGATCATTGGTTCCGAGCGGCAATTGCAAACCGTGGCGAGCTACCCATCGCAGGCTCGCACGGAGCCCTTGCCTTCTCCATTCAGCGACTTGTTGGAGTTGCTGCGCGACGATAGCGGACAGGAGATTGCGCTGCTGGCGTCCGGCGACGCCCTGTTTTTCGGCGTCGGCAACTGGCTCAACCGCCATCTGCCAGCGTCGCAACTGCGTTTCTATCCGCAGATTTCCAGCGTTCAGGCCGCCTGTCATGAGGTGGGACTGGATGAGCATGATATGCAGACGATCAGCCTGCACGGCCGCCCGTTCGCCAGCCTGCGCGCCCAGCTGCGCAACCGCCGCAGCTATGCGCTGCTGACAGACCAGCACAGCAGTCCCTACGCTATCGCCTCCGCGTTACAGGCTTGGGGCATGGCGGATTCAACGCTGTGGGTGTGCGAGCAGTTGGGCTACCCCGAGCAACGCCTGCGCAAATTTTCCGTGGCGGAGCTATTAGCCAACCCGCCGGACGTTCACGCCCTGCATGTCACCCTGTTGCAGACCGCCGGTCCGGGTGGCGTCCTGCCTGAATTTCCCGGTATTGCGGATCAGGATTTCCATACCGACGGCGAGCCCGGCAAAGGCATGCTCAGCAAGCGCGAGGTGCGCCTGTGCATCCTGTCTTTGCTACAGCCCTGCGCCGATGATATCGGCTGGGACGTCGGCGCCGGTTGCGGCGGGGTGGCGGTGGAGTGGGCGCGCTGGAATCCCCGCGGACAGGTTTACGCCATCGAGCGCCACGAAGAGCGCTTGCGCCAGTTGCACCGCAACCGCGAACACTTCGGCGTCGTGCGCAACCTGCACATCGCGGCGGGACGGGCGCCGGGCGCCTTGACGGACCTGCCCCGCCCCAGTGTCGTGTTCATCGGCGGCAGCGACGGCGAGATGGATACGCTGCTGCGCTATTGCTGGGAACAGCTTCCCCCTGGCGGACGTCTGGTGGCGAGCGCGGTCACCGAGGACAGCAAAAACCGTCTGTTGCAGTTTCAAACGCGCCTGCAGGACGGCGACGCCGAATGGACGCAGGTCGCCGTCAGCCGGGGGGAAACCCTGGCGGGACAATTATTGATGCGACCGCAGCTACCGGTCACGTTGGTCAAGTTCAGCAAACGGACATCTTTTTCATGACGACTTCCATTTCCACCGGCGTGTTTTTCGGCGTCGGCGTCGGCCCCGGCGACCCGGAGCTGTTAACACTGAAAGCCGTGCGCAGGCTGCAGCAGGCGGATGCGCTCGCTTACATCGTCAACAGCGACGGCCATTCCCTGGCCAAACAGATCGCCGCGCCGCACTTACGCGCAGGCGCTCAGATCGAACTGCCGATCCGCATCGAAATGTGCAGCGACCGGCGGCAGGCGGAACAGGCTTATGACGAAGCCGCCGCCAGCATCGCCCGCTTGCTGGATCAGGGTCAGGATGTGGCGTTTCTGTGCGAAGGCGACCCGCTGTTTTACGGCTCCTTCGCCTATCTGCTGGCGCGTCTCGCGCCAAAGTATCCCTGCGTCGCCATCCCCGGAATCAGCTCGCCCCAGGCCGCTTCCGCCGCCACCCTGTTGCCCCTGGCGCTGCAGCACGAAAATCTGGCGGTGATCAGCGCCCGTTGCCCGGATGCGGAGCTTCTCGACGCCCTGTCCCGCTTCGATAATCTGGCGATTCTCAAAGGCGGACGCAAACGCAGCCGCGTACTGGAACTGATCGCCGCCACCGGCCGCACGAGAGATGCCGTATATCTGGAGCACCTGACCCAGACCCAGCAGCGCGTCGTGCGTGACGTCACTACACTGGATGACGAACCCGGCCC
Coding sequences within:
- the cobO gene encoding cob(I)yrinic acid a,c-diamide adenosyltransferase, whose product is MLDENEKHRRRMANKKRIIDERIAQAQEERGVLILLKGNGKGKSSSAFGTMARSLGHGHRCAVIQFIKGRDATGEFLFFKDHPRVDFHVMGHGFTWETQDREQDIAAARQAWALAEQLLTDGSYDFLLFDELSYMVKYGYLPVEPMVKALQRRPQHQNVMITGRTMATELQDIADTISQVQDEKHAFRLGVKAQAGIEF
- a CDS encoding cobyrinate a,c-diamide synthase produces the protein MQARCPALFISAMASGQGKTTVTAALARYHRNQGRKVRVFKTGPDYLDPQILQIASGAPVEPLDLWMAGEEYCRDQLYRAAREADLILIEGAMGLLDGEPSSADLAARFNLPVAVVINAKGMAQTTAAVAYGLANYRRDFQCVGIIANALGSERHLSLIAESLPSQVPLLAGIFRDDAIALPERHLGLVQPYEQQGLEQRLDQAAAAIAHTPLANLPATATFKPALLPAVRPMLAGARIAVARDAAFSFIYAANLRLLQEMGAEVLFFSPLEDSEPPPADALWLPGGYPELHAERLSANQAMKAALKRFFMDGRPMLAECGGMLYAQETLTDQQDRIFAMAGLIPGAGEMRAKRGCQGMQTAPLPEGDVRAHAHHHSRSHGTLPPIAYGRRQRHPAPGEVIVRSKGLTATYLHLFFPSNPGAVANLFRPGPTEV
- a CDS encoding cobalt-precorrin-5B (C(1))-methyltransferase, translating into MWRESPERQQPLRTGLTTGTCATACALAAARLLLTGKSCDECEVTLPKGRKVRLPIAECRRLDVYSAYAATVKDAGDDPDVTHGAQVFVIASLGTGAGEVRFSAADGVGTVTRDGLSLAVGEPAINPTPRRMIREHLLELADECAYNGAFDVAVGVENGAALAQKTMNPRLGIVGGLSILGTTGIVRPFSCSAYIASIHQGVDVARANGYDHIAACTGNASEDYARRHYDLPDMALIEMGDFAGALLKYLRRSPLRRLTIVGGFGKISKLACGHLDLHSKASEIDLDFIADAAGSLGATPNTLAAMRAANTSIEALRLAGDLPLGDLICRRAWEKAAYTMHNSMQLEVVAIDRQGLPVGAYAGEDL
- a CDS encoding precorrin-6A/cobalt-precorrin-6A reductase, whose translation is MTLLILGGVRDAKLCADRLHAQGVPLVYSLAGLLERHEAPYPIISGGFARFGEDSVSGLANYLRDHQITAVADLTHPYAATISSSAVRAAQRCEIPCWRFQRPPWRPGPQDRWIETDGGDDLLHRLEDYRRPFFTLGRSAFPLLTQAESQGLPAEQRWLIRSALPAPGTLASRNDIDFIQARGPFALQEERNLFDAFSVDALVCKNSGGAATEAKLQVAAERGLPVFMLRRPPTPTATREFDDLERFIEHCAAMTLPLSPLDQTYNKHSDSGPSCARDSTREENDHVQQR
- a CDS encoding sirohydrochlorin chelatase; its protein translation is MSNSDKPAILFVGHGSRDNEAVEQFHQLTKHFRERFPDRLCATGFLEFARPVIADGVDELVKQGATRISAIPGMLMAAGHAKNDIPSELNTLQREFEGVSIHYGAELGVNPNMLRAARDRIEEAEPEFGEGYSRQDTLLVVVGRGASDPDANSNISKITRMLEEGMGFGWAITCYSGVTTPLVPDALKRAHGLGFKQVIVFPYFLFTGRLVKKIYDWADSYQAEHPEVKVVKAPYLNDHPLILDTFADRLDEIEKGSPNMNCQMCQYRVQIVGNEHKVGLPQEGHHHHVRGIGTDGDHSHHHDHHDHHHSHGHHGHHHNHDHDHSHDQEEAKS
- a CDS encoding precorrin-8X methylmutase; the protein is MHFDYEKDPLAIERESFRQIRELTDLTSLTQDEAQVAMRLIHSCGDPQIMAQLRFTPGAVEAGLAAIRAGASVLCDVEMVRHGLTKRMLETPAHCFLNAPETPGLAKTNGETRCMAALELWRPLLADSVVLIGNAPTALFRLLEMVRDGAPKPALVIGMPVGFVGAAESKDALWRHCDELGLQAIALLGRQGGSALTASAFNALLRISRGIYF
- a CDS encoding bifunctional cobalt-precorrin-7 (C(5))-methyltransferase/cobalt-precorrin-6B (C(15))-methyltransferase is translated as MTQPVANPPLVHVVSLGVGERALLRAEAQEALRRADLIIGSERQLQTVASYPSQARTEPLPSPFSDLLELLRDDSGQEIALLASGDALFFGVGNWLNRHLPASQLRFYPQISSVQAACHEVGLDEHDMQTISLHGRPFASLRAQLRNRRSYALLTDQHSSPYAIASALQAWGMADSTLWVCEQLGYPEQRLRKFSVAELLANPPDVHALHVTLLQTAGPGGVLPEFPGIADQDFHTDGEPGKGMLSKREVRLCILSLLQPCADDIGWDVGAGCGGVAVEWARWNPRGQVYAIERHEERLRQLHRNREHFGVVRNLHIAAGRAPGALTDLPRPSVVFIGGSDGEMDTLLRYCWEQLPPGGRLVASAVTEDSKNRLLQFQTRLQDGDAEWTQVAVSRGETLAGQLLMRPQLPVTLVKFSKRTSFS
- the cobI gene encoding precorrin-2 C(20)-methyltransferase, producing MTTSISTGVFFGVGVGPGDPELLTLKAVRRLQQADALAYIVNSDGHSLAKQIAAPHLRAGAQIELPIRIEMCSDRRQAEQAYDEAAASIARLLDQGQDVAFLCEGDPLFYGSFAYLLARLAPKYPCVAIPGISSPQAASAATLLPLALQHENLAVISARCPDAELLDALSRFDNLAILKGGRKRSRVLELIAATGRTRDAVYLEHLTQTQQRVVRDVTTLDDEPGPYFSLFLVCRRKGAP